The genomic interval aatattatatacttAACCATAATATTCATTTTGGAAGCTGATAATATAAAGAGaaagacataaaaaaaaacaaagaaaagaaaggtGGTTGATACCTTCCCTTGTTGTTTAGTTGTACCAAATAGTAGAAGTAGTAATAATTTCAATAAAGaaccaaacaaacaaacatatgCCTTATTACTATAGAACTGAGTAAGCATCATTTTTATGGCAACTACACCTTTAGTTCAAGTCTTCCCTTACACGTTCCATTGCACCTTATAAAtgcatttaatcatttattgtACCCCATTTATGTATCCCCACACCGACACACCCTACACTTCAATATAGTGtgtacctttttttttataactaaaaatttattaaaaaaaaacaattaattcaGAGACACAAACCTAACTCaggagagaaacaaaattaattttttttaaattatattgattttctatcaatttaacgaaaattatatacttacatatttttttcttatcttAAAAACCACcttttttaaaaagttgttCTATGTATTGTGTACTATTCCTTAACCTTTTGAATAATTCTCTACGCGTATAACATCTCAACAACTTCATTTATTTGCCTATAAATTACTACTACTACCATTATTCCAAAACACATTCACAAGCAAACAAACACATACTAAACAAAATGTCATCACTACCAAAACCATTTTCCTTcaatcttttatttctttttttcattttcttcacaCCATTACTTCTAGCTCAATCTTCTCCTccttctccttcttcttcttcttcttcttctccttcggTCGCGTGTAAAGCGACATTATATCCGAAACTATGCCGCTCGATACTATCTACCATCGGTTCGTCTTCCGANNNNNNNNNNNNNNNNNNNNNNNNNNNNNNNNNNNNNNNNNNNNNNNNNNNNNNNNNNNNNNNNNNNNNNNNNNNNNNNNNNNNNNNNNNNNNNNNNNNNNccatataaattttgaaatttctccATAAAACAAAGTCTAAAACAAGCAAGAAAACTAGCAAAAGTGTTTGAAGATTTCCTCAAACGTCACAAATCTTCATCATCTTTAAACCATGAAGAGTTTGGTGCATTAGGTGATTGTAAAGACCTTAACAACCTCAATGTGGATTATTTAGGATCCATTTTTGATGAACTTAAATTAACTAGCTCTTCTTCAGATACAGCACttgttgataaaattgaaagttaTCTTAGTGCTGTGGCTACTAATCACTACACTTGCTATGATGGGTTGGTTGTGACTAAAAGTAACATTGCAAATGCTCTTGCTGTTCCATTGAAGGATGTTACACAATTTTATAGTGTTTCACTTGGATTGGTAAGTGAGGCTTTGAATAAAAACATGAAAAGGAATAAGACACGCAAACATGGTCTTCCTAATAAGTCATTTAAGGTTAGGCAACCACTTGAGAAGCTCATCAaggtaatttatattttctctattaAACTTCTTCTATAGTTTTTACATTGATGTGTTACTCCATAGATATTGCTTGGTGCTTTAGTTTAGACTTTAAAGTGAGGGAAGAAGTATCTAATTTGAGAGTTTAGATAAAAGATGCATTTAATATAGACCTCTAAAAAATATCTAATGGGGACCTTtaccatttttaataaaataatgaattttataatattaaaaagagaaaaaatatattatattttattaaaatttactaaaagGGTAAGAGTTCATCTCTGATggtttaatataattaaaaaattcaaatataaaaataatattatattaatatatgagaaagtaaaaaatttcaaacataataaaataacgaTGAAAAATAGAATATCCATATGTattatacatattaatataGATACTTCCCCATTATACAAGTATTCcaactaaaatcaatgaaaatttGCCGAcacataaaaaaagaaaaattgtacaactttaattttttgttttttattagatattttgaCAAATTGTAATTGATGTTAGtctttattctaattttttaaggAGAATCAAGTTCCTAGGGAGTTGGACAATACTAAATGGTTTTATCTATTGACACTAAATACAAACATGTCAGATTATGAAACTGTGATTCACCATATTATTAGAGATTAATCTCTTCTACTACACCCTaccatatttttcatttaatttattttttcaaattattttattgaaaatatactgcaaataatagcattatatatggtttagttaatttattttttcattttagatcTTGAAATatgtctttttctttatttaaactTGAGATTGAGACCGGATTAGTATCATATTTCACATCATTAATATACATTTTTCTAGTACACGAAGTAAAAAATCTACTTGCATAAACTAAAACTTTTGACTTAGCCTAGTCAACCACATGCTTGACTTATGCATAATTACATGGATTTGCCACAGTTCAAACTAGTAAGCTCTGATTTCCTCTGTTTTTAAAGTTGAATGTCTTAACATAATAATCTAACCACTCTATAATCAGTCACGTGGGGTCTTGTTTGTTTATTCCAATAAACAAACCATGCACATGTCATCTTCATTGTATTTACTAAATACCATCATCATACATACCATATGATAGTATAATCTAGGAAACTTTTTGTTGATTCATTAGCAAgttttctcattttattaagTTTCATAAATGAGCGAAAAATTGATCATCATTGGAGCATTTCATTTCACTTTTTAGAATCATAAAATGTGCAAgactttattttagttattattgtCTTAACCTTCATATCAAGTATCCTTCTTcatattcattaatttttaatctggagtacattaattaattataatcttaaaaacaaattcaaatttaatgttcaaattttaataatttttaaatttgagatCCAAATTTAAAATCTGAACCATCTAATCCTGATTAGACAATCTTAATGTGTCTGAGCATACTACAGACAGAGGTTGCTAACTGCAGTCAATCTCAACTAACATCTAGGAGTGCTACTACACTTATAAATATGCATATAATTTAATCATACCACCTTAGTATTTTGTAAGagtcaacaaaattttattacattttatgCATGATACAATCAAATTCTCTTCGATCTCTTGTGTCTCTCAAACAAAATTGTAGTCGTTAGGTTAATTCAAAATGACCGAGATTTGATTGGATAAGATAAAGGGACTAAAGAGGATCCAAGTTAGATTATATCTATATATGTTAAATACATGAAAGTGTTTATTGAAAGACTAAAATTGAAACATTACGTTTGTTTTTGCAGCTTCTCCACACAAAATATAGTTgcaaaaaaacatcaaattgtaCAAGTACTAGAAATGAAAGGATTCTTAAAGAAAGTGATAGCCAAGGAATTCTATTAAACGACTTTGTGATTGTGAGTCCTTATGGGATAGACAACTATACTTCTATTGGAGATGCTATTTCTGCTGCACCAAATAACACAAAGCCAGAAGATGGATATTTTCTTATCTATGTTAGAGAAGGATACTATGAGGAATATGTAATTGTTCCAAAAGACAAGAAGAATATCCTTCTTGTTGGAGATGGTATTAACAAGACTGTCATCACTGGGAACCATAGTGTCATTGATGGTTGGACAACTTTCAATTCTTCCACCTTTGGtaagtagtattttttttcgcttaattgcagttttggtctccttTTAGCTGAATTACGAAAATAGtccttcaattttatttctccccagttttggtactcaaaacagaattttggtccaaaatttgatgaaatgtcattttttttaatccacACCACatcatttataatcatagatctCAAGTAAAATTGTTGtaccacgagatcttgaggcatggtgtgGCTTAAATAAGCGCAAAAAATGACACCATAtagttttgaaccaaaattctgtttgagggactaaaactgaaaaataaaaataaaataggatgactattttcgtgattcaattaaaatagagggactttttttttctaaactttTCTCATTTACAAAGAATAAtgagttattttaattaaacgcAGCTGTTTCGGGTGAAAGATTCATAGCAGTAGATATCACATTCAAAAACACAGCTGGTCCTGAAAAACACCAAGCAGTAGCAGTAAGAAACAACGCTGATCTCTCGACATTCTATCGATGCAGTTTCGAAGGTTATCAAGACACACTGTACGCGCACTCTTTAAGACAATTCTACAGAGAATGTGACATTTATGGCACAGTTGATTTCATATTCGGCAACGCTGCAGTAGTCTTCCAAAATTGCAACATATTCGCTAGAAAACCGTTGCCAAATCAAAAAAACGCGGTAACAGCACAAGGCCGAACCGATCCAAATCAAAACACTGGAATTTCAATCCAAAACTGTACAATCAATGCTGCACCTGATTTGGCTGCTGACTTAAATTCAACAATGAGTTACTTAGGTAGACCATGGAAAGTTTATTCAAGAACTGTTTATATGCAATCATATATCGGCGATTTTGTTCAACCTTCTGGATGGTTAGAATGGAATGGAACAGTTGGATTAGACACTATTTTTTATGGTGAATTCAATAATTATGGACCTGGTTCTTTAACTAACAATAGGGTACAATGGCCTggttattttcttttgaatgcTACACAAGCTTTGAATTTTACTGTTCTTAATTTTACTTTGGGAAATACTTGGCTTCCTGATACAGATATACCTTACACTGAAGGATTATTGAAATAGATATAGGTAAGTATAAgtttatgtttgaaaatgtataattttggttcattttgtttttgtttttgttagatGTAATGTTAGTTACTAtatgatttttcattttaaaggAATAGAATCTAAAAGGGATGATAATCTTGAATGCTTGATGATAACTTAGGTCTTAATATGTATGTTTGTACAAGTTTTTAGAAACAATATATTGCAATGTAATTAGGCTTGTTCCACAATTATTGTGAAATTTAAGTGGAGTCTTTATTTTACTTCAAGTTCAAGTGTGTGTGGAGTTGTACATATGTCTCTATTAAGTGAAAGACACTTGACATAAAGATATAGTGATTGGTGCATTCAAGTATCAAAAAAGGGGGAATGCCGTTTGTATTggtttctttctttcttaatttagTAGTCGTCACAGTTGCTTCACTATACAACAACCGTAGATGACTCAGGtcttatttaaaagaaattagtatgaaaatgttaaaaatgtttgtttgtagagactaaaatatttgtatttataaaaatgaaaacatgTTTAAAGTTAAACCTTTATAATTTTGAGTAAAGTCACTTTGGTCTTTGAATCTATCCCACATGTCATTATAGTATTAGTACTTGAATTtatcaaaactataaaattatcCTCAAATGTACTTTTTGTTAGTTACATCAGTACCctcaaaaaaaaagaagttagaTTAATCCTCAAATCAAATGTGTCTTTTGTTAGTTAGTTTGATTTTCAAATGTATTTTCTCTTAGAAATTTTTTCTGATAGATTTATTTAATCACTTTAGTTCATGAAATTACAATCAAAAGATGtatatttaatgatatttttgcaTTTGCAATATATTCAGACaattatttgattcaaaatcaatgttcactctttattttatttataaataaaataaaatataaagaatcaACATTCagtgtaaaattaataatgcAAAGTAAAATAAtggaaaatgagaaaaatataacaaaaaatgtgATGACATTTCTAACAAAAGGAGCTTTTTGCATCTTATGGCTGCTGTCAAATATCAGACTTAAAAGGTGCACCTGATGCAGGAATCCATTTATCTCCTTGAAGAAAAGCCTTAACTGAAAACTTACTAGCTTGTTTACTAGTAATACTTTTCACACCCTTCCACTTCACTCTATTCTTTGTTGATGCACCTAATCCAACATTTTGAAATTCTGcataaaaaattgtgtttggtGCTGAATTTCCTATCCAAGGTAACCAACCATTTGGATTAATAAAACTTTCCATTCTTGATCTCATGTAAACTGTTGTTGAGTAATTCTTCCATGGTCTTCCAAGATATGTTTGAACACCACTCAAGTTTCCATAAGGCGAAATGTTGCAGGATTGAATTGAGATACCTGTTCcaaataatatgtttaaatatcttaagatttaaaataaaatatcattaagatataatttatatactttaaaaaaacaatttaactaTCTGTATAGATCAATGAATAAAAGTTAAGAATTAAAAGGTTTTCTCGATATATAATATAtctcatatatttatataaaaacacacacaaaatgAAAGCATAATACCTGTGTTCATGTTAGGATCAGTTTTTCCTTGTGCTGTGATTGTGTTCTGTTGTCCATGTATAGGTAACTTTGGCAAAATATTGCAGTTTTGTATCACAACTGCGGAATTTCCGAAAATGAAATCGACTGTTCCATAGATATTGCATTCTCTATAAAATTGACGATTCGAATGAACATAAAGAGTGTCTTGATATCCATCAATGTAACATTTATAGTAAACTGCTTGATCTGCACTTGTCATTAGTGCCACTGCTTGGTGCTTCTGTGGACCGGCTGTGTTGCGGAAACCCATGTCTTTTGCTATGAAGTTCTTTCCAAACACCGCTATTTGCACCcccatcaaaacaaaaatcagtACATCCTCAAATTattcaaaactatatatatatatatatgaagataCACGAGTTTTTGCTTTTAGTTACTGTAAtatgttttattgtttttgcCTAAAACACATAGGAAAATTTGGCTTTAGTTTTTATCTGTTTCGATTTAGTCTCTGCAATATTTATTCATGTTGaaattaactaaaatcaatATGACACACATATCACAAGGACAAGaatcaacaaaaacaaatattacatGGAATAAAACCAAAACAAGACTCAAAAGTAAGATTTTCTATGTGTTTTTTTGTTCTTAACCCTCATccatttgaatttgaataaagGGATTTTGGTAATTCGAAGTTTGGtcggaaaataaataaagtttgttTTAGTTAGAGTTTAAACTTAAATACTTTCGATTATTTTCTTTAACTAAAATTCATTAACTATTTGAACACAACAACTGAAACATAGAAagttgaatataaaaaatatcaaattttgctATATTTGATATGctaaaactaaattattttttaaagaactaaataaaaagtgatatattttttaaacaaatagtCACATACCAAATGTTGCACTTGAAAATGTTGGTGTGCCATCCACAAAGTTAAGTCTACCAGAAACAATTGAAGCACTCATACCATCGCCAATAATCATCACATTCCATTTTGTCTTCTCAACTCTAACATTTTCATAGTAAATCCCTTTCTTCACATAAATCAAAGTCCTCTTCTTACTCTTATTAGGAACATGTTTAAGTGCCTCAGATATAGTTTTATATTTCCCACTTCCATCTTTTGCAACAACAATGTTAGCTTTTGATCTCAAATCTTGTGTTCCAAGAAGTTTCCTATCTTTTGAATGAAGCCATTTTggtaatttattatgttgatgtaAACTTAGTAAGCGCCTTAAATTGAGAGTGTTTGTAGCTTTGTTAATCCATGTAATGATGGCAAGACTATTGCTTGTGTACTCTGTTGAATTTTTTAGATAGTTTGTTACACTTGTCTTAAATTCTTGTTTTGTATCCTCAAAACCTTCAATGCATGTTTGTTGGTATGTACCTATAACAACATATACATGAAAACAagttatatttgttttgttattatCAAGCAAAGGCCCGTTATAGAGTGGGTCGTCTCAATATTTTTGGAGTTTCTATTTGAATCTAAAAATTAAGTCTATAAAATTACAAAACTCTAAAATCAAGATTCAAGATTTTAAGGTTGGTGGATTCGGGTAGACTGCAATTATGgcaaattagttatttattctAGACATAAGATGTAAATATAGAATTTTTGAGTGTTCAACGTATAAAATTAAGATATATCATTGcaatttttcaaaacttaagggatattataaaaaaaaattggacccTCCCTAATTAGGGTACCTGTATTAATGTTCTGATTGTATGGATTGAAACCATTTGAATCCTTTTGATTTATCACTTATCTCTCAAGCAAAACAAAAGGCTTAAATcactactaaaaaaatattagcaacaaaaattttgaaaggaaaaatataaaacttattaAATTAAGCGAGGACAAAATTAAAGGTGGATTTCATTTTTCTGTATCTGATTTTTGTTGCTAATTTTGCTTTTCTAAATAGTGTGCAATTAATAATTTAGTccttataatataattattattatttttttttaattttagtccttataaattttttatttatcggTTTTAATCTCTAAAATTTTGGCTTTTGGtcatagtttattttttactttgatccatgtatatattttattcatgTTAAAATAGTCctgtgaaataaaaatatatagaccAATGTTCCAAGAACAAATTTAACATGGATCAAATGGGACCAAAgccaaaagaattaaaataaaaaataatttctctaTGTTTtagaaattagaaaaaaaatttatggactaaaagtaatacaaaatatattaaaagaactaaatattcattttaaaccaaaataatattagaaagaaaaatattttgatgatgtatcccaaaaaatataaatatttaatgaagTGTCATATGTTTCATTGAAGTAAATATGTAATTTGGCTCCTACATcatgtatatatttaaaatagtacCTGCAGCACTTAACCATGTTTGAAGATCATCAAAAACTTGAAGAAGTGAAGAATTTTCCCCATAAGTAGTCAATGAATTATTGAGATGATCAACAGCAAGGCCCAAAAGATCCCCACAATTTTTCAAAGCTTCTTTAGTCCtactatcatcaatcaattttttgaaaGCACCATGCTCATTAAAATACTCAACAGCTTTGGATACATGAGTTAATGCCACATTCATTGAAATTTTGAACAATTCTTCGGGTTGAACATCTTTTCTCGAGTTCACAATTGAACCAAGACTACTATAACATGAATCCTTGTACAATGTTACGTCACAAACAGCTTTCATAGAATTAGTGACATAATTTTGAGGAGCATTGTCATTGTCATGATCATTTTTTGTGTTGTTGTTAACAACTCCAAATACAGCTGCAATTACAATACCAACAAAGGTTATTGAAGATAAGCTTATGATTGTGATTCTCTttcttgttttcctttttgattCAAGCATCATTTGCTCATGTTCATTAACTTTTC from Cicer arietinum cultivar CDC Frontier isolate Library 1 chromosome 5, Cicar.CDCFrontier_v2.0, whole genome shotgun sequence carries:
- the LOC101506095 gene encoding LOW QUALITY PROTEIN: probable pectinesterase/pectinesterase inhibitor 25 (The sequence of the model RefSeq protein was modified relative to this genomic sequence to represent the inferred CDS: substituted 1 base at 1 genomic stop codon) — encoded protein: MSSLPKPFSFNLLFLFFIFFTPLLLAQSSPPSPSSSSSSSPSVACKATLYPKLCRSILSTIGSSXXXPYKFXNFSIKQSLKQARKLAKVFEDFLKRHKSSSSLNHEEFGALGDCKDLNNLNVDYLGSIFDELKLTSSSSDTALVDKIESYLSAVATNHYTCYDGLVVTKSNIANALAVPLKDVTQFYSVSLGLVSEALNKNMKRNKTRKHGLPNKSFKVRQPLEKLIKLLHTKYSCKKTSNCTSTRNERILKESDSQGILLNDFVIVSPYGIDNYTSIGDAISAAPNNTKPEDGYFLIYVREGYYEEYVIVPKDKKNILLVGDGINKTVITGNHSVIDGWTTFNSSTFAVSGERFIAVDITFKNTAGPEKHQAVAVRNNADLSTFYRCSFEGYQDTLYAHSLRQFYRECDIYGTVDFIFGNAAVVFQNCNIFARKPLPNQKNAVTAQGRTDPNQNTGISIQNCTINAAPDLAADLNSTMSYLGRPWKVYSRTVYMQSYIGDFVQPSGWLEWNGTVGLDTIFYGEFNNYGPGSLTNNRVQWPGYFLLNATQALNFTVLNFTLGNTWLPDTDIPYTEGLLK
- the LOC101506422 gene encoding putative pectinesterase/pectinesterase inhibitor 24, with translation MSFFKSYGKVNEHEQMMLESKRKTRKRITIISLSSITFVGIVIAAVFGVVNNNTKNDHDNDNAPQNYVTNSMKAVCDVTLYKDSCYSSLGSIVNSRKDVQPEELFKISMNVALTHVSKAVEYFNEHGAFKKLIDDSRTKEALKNCGDLLGLAVDHLNNSLTTYGENSSLLQVFDDLQTWLSAAGTYQQTCIEGFEDTKQEFKTSVTNYLKNSTEYTSNSLAIITWINKATNTLNLRRLLSLHQHNKLPKWLHSKDRKLLGTQDLRSKANIVVAKDGSGKYKTISEALKHVPNKSKKRTLIYVKKGIYYENVRVEKTKWNVMIIGDGMSASIVSGRLNFVDGTPTFSSATFAVFGKNFIAKDMGFRNTAGPQKHQAVALMTSADQAVYYKCYIDGYQDTLYVHSNRQFYRECNIYGTVDFIFGNSAVVIQNCNILPKLPIHGQQNTITAQGKTDPNMNTGISIQSCNISPYGNLSGVQTYLGRPWKNYSTTVYMRSRMESFINPNGWLPWIGNSAPNTIFYAEFQNVGLGASTKNRVKWKGVKSITSKQASKFSVKAFLQGDKWIPASGAPFKSDI